tcctccctccactgGATTAGATTTGAATTAGTTCACTTTATATTTCCTGTTTAAAGTCATTAAATGTCAGACTGAGATATATTGGAGTCAGTAAATCACCATAAAAACCCtaaaacaggtttttttctgCAAGTCATTAAAATCCAGTAATCAGAATTTTAGgccttttgaaaatgtatttgacgatgaaagttatttttataaagttgcatcaacaacatcaacattctCCCTGTTCCCTTTCAAGGAAGCAAAGAAATCCTCTGTAGAAAACAATGACTGAACTCAGTCTCAACTTGTTGAAACCTGcagatgtcaaaatgttttgcaCCTCCGTCTCGCTGAAGTTTGACGGTTTGCGTTTGTGTCTCAGGTGcggttgtgttttctgaacgGGAATCACTACGACAGCGTTTATCCCATCAGCCACGTGAAGGACGCTGCTCTCTGCCAGTGTgagtgtttctgcttcatgtttcagAATAAACTGGCGGGGTGATTTTATCCGAGCCGTCCATCGGCCGCCGTTTGCCTCGTCCGTGACTCTGTGTGTCTCTTGCAGCCATCTTGTACGAGCTGCTGTACGACGGCGTGTTCAAAGTCGACCGGAGCACTCTGAGTTCGTGCCAGCGCGGCGGCCGGTCGTCAGACCTCCTGACCGACGACGGCATGAACGCCTGTGGCAGCAGCGACGAGTCCGACCTGGACGCTGGCGAGCCGCTCTGGTGAGAGACCGGTCCACTTTTGTTACCAACAAACCAGCAGTGATACAAATATATCAGGAGTCTAATCACGGAGGAccgaaactgccaaaatcaaaaatagagaaagaaatgaatgactcaaataaataaattaatacgCTTTCAAGTGCATCAAAGATAATATTAAAGATGAAAGAGGgcattcatttataaaatgtgacataaactgatatttctgttttaatttgcttctgtatttcagttctatctttttatttataattaagTTTTATTAAAGTGGAGATTATTTATGAATAATccataaataaacagatttaacttaaacagaaatatcaagTTATGTCACATTTTCTTAATAAATAccttcatttcctgttattattttattatttattttcgGTGcacttaatttaattaattgttttattggagtcatttgttttttttcttaatttacaGTTGATTTTGGCTCTTTAACTCCTCcatatataataaataacataCGATCAATGTATTTAATTCCTACATAGATTTaattttgtcactttgtgttttatctgttattttgccttttttttgtaatttcatgcaactttaaatttcttttatttaaaaaaattatttactTTGTCAAAAACTACATATTCTGTTGTAAGTTAagtgttattttgtgtgtttttatgatgcaGGATAGAAAATGGAACGACGAATACGAGACACAAcagggtaacacacacacacacacacacacacacacacacacacacacacacacacactcaaatgaATGTCATCAGACTCGTACATACCTGCTGAACTGCCTTTGTTGTTGAACATAATATCACTGaataactctgtgtgtgtgtgtgtgtgtgtgtgtgtgtgtgtgtgtgcgcgtgtgtgtgtgtgtgtcagggccgCGGGCGTGGCCGATATCTACCTGAGAGGGTGAAGCGTTCACTGAACCCGACTCTGTTCAGGAACATAGAGTACGACGTCTGGCACAAGTCCAAGAGAGGTGACGCCGACACGCtgaataaactttattgataaACCGAGTCTGAAACAAAGAGCTACAATGTGTTGATCCAAACTAACTAATTAATtacattatgtatttattttttgaggGGGATTATTAATTATAAATCCAGAAATCAATAAGAATATGAAACACATTATAAAGTTGAATGTTTGAATCAGTCGTGTGTTTACGTCATTAATCAcaataataaagttttttgttgttttttgcttccAGCTCAGCAGAAGATGGATTACTGCATCGCTGCTGGGATGCAGTTCACTGTAGGAGACcgctgtcaggtgtgtgtgatgtgttcactgtcctCCGTTACACTCGGATTCcttgagtgtgtttttaactctgtgtgtgtgtgtgtgtgtgtgtcacctgtagGTTCGTCTCGATGGACGGAGCTACAACGCGACCGTCAAGGAGGTGCCTCCCAACAGCAGCTCAGTGACAGTTTACATAGAAGAGCTGGGCAGGAAgtaggtcacacacacacacacacacacacacacacacacacacacacacacacacacacacacacacaccattgtGTAACAGTCCAACttcaacatttttgaaaatacattcaaattaataaaacaatcgagaggaaaagcagcaaatcttcagtTTAGTTGCCAATTGTCAATCAACTAATTAatcaattgtgtgtgtgtgtgtgtgtgtgtgtgtgtgtgtgtgtgtgtgtgtgtgtgtgtgtgtgtgtgtgtgtgtgtgtgtagacaggTCCCTCTGTGGAACCTTCGTCCTCCCAAAGACGAGAACAGCTGGAGCACTGTGGTCAACCGAGACAAGAGGCTCAGCAACGGACATGGAGgtgatttcacacacacacacacacacacacacacacacacacacacacacacactcttatttAGTGTTACAGTGGACTGAAAGTGTTTGCCTCCCCCTCAGAGTGGGAGGAGAGGGGTAAGGGCAGAGGCAGGGGGAAGCACGTCCCAGCATCCTCCTCCGTCTCCCAGGCAACAGCGCCAGGCTCCAGTGGGCGTGTGCAGAAGCAGCACTCGTGGCCCCCGCAGGCCACCGTAGAGGAGCAGGGAGGGGTGAAAGCCAACAGGCCCGACAGGTCAGTGCACGCagtacttcttcttcttcttcttcttcttcttcatgtgttttaatgGGAGCACGAGGCGGCGTCCTGTAGTAACTGTGAGCGTCCAACAGAGCCTTGAAGTCCGTGAGCTCGGTGGAGGCGATGTTCGGTCTGACGCCGAAGCAGCGTTCTgccagagagcaggaggagatggacaTGGCGCTGGTGGAGATCCAGCTGAGAGACGAGCACAGCTTCCCCGCCCTCGGCGTGAGTGCAGAGctgtgtacttttactacatgacGTGTACTCACCGGTTGAAGATATTTGAGATATTACTACATGAGATGAAAATGTTAAGTCTGGTGGGACGTAACATGTAATATCTCCTTCCAAACAGAACTTCCTCCTGAACTGGTTCACAAAGTTTTGTCTCAGTAATTCAGgatgttttaagttttaagtaaCTTCCattaatatgttttaatgttgttcaCCCCTCAGGCTCAGGGGGTGCAGGGAGATGGGAAGAAGAAAgtaggagagaagaagagatctCAGAGGAACAAGACGGTGAGTCTGCTCATCACGTCGTCATTATTATTACCTCCACCTgtggattacacaaaaactaccgaATGGATTCCCAcaaaacctggatggaggaCGTGACCACGTTAGGGGAAGGATCCAGAAACTTCCTttaactttctttaacattgtgagatcaGCTGCACTTGTACATTTCTCAGTTTCCATCTTACTGTGTTCAGTAGAGGTTTCAGGGTTCAGAGTGTTTTCAGGATGAGATGTCGTCCTGAAGAATCCACTAAATATTTCCTCTGTGCTTTTATAGAAGAGTCCAGTGGAAGATGTCAGAGCACCGTCGCCCTCTGCTGGAGAAAGACCCAAATCCTCCACCCCACCACTGGcagactctgctgctgctgctgctgcacctcctACCAACACTACTACACCCACCAACCCCacccctcctgctgctgctccgtctGTAACCTCTGACTCCAGTCCTGCCTGTCTGAGCTCGCTCAAGGCCTCGACGGCCAACGCACACATGTCCGCTGCTACCACCACCGCTGCTGCTCCATCCTGTGCTGCCCCGACTGCTAAAACAAGCGCACCCTCTTCAGCAGCTGGAGCTCCACCcggttctcctcctcctgctgctgctgccccgAGCTCCAAACCCTCTGTGAAAGGAGGAGCTGTTCCTCCCTCCGTCCCCTCCTCcgcctctctcttctccttcctcaccCCTGCCCTCCCCGCTGCTTCATCACCCCCAACCCCCGGcatcctctcctcatcctctcctcccccctcatcGTCTGCCTCACCCCCTCCGTCTTCTTCACTACCACCTCCCACTTTCATCGCTCCCATTGCTCCCTCTCCCGCTGAGGCTCAGGGCATCCTCCCCCGCTCCTCCCCGCCCGTCTCCGCTCTCCGTCACTCCCCCAGtccgccctcctcctccacctcctcgctGCTCCGTCATGCTGCTCACGAGGCTCCACCAGTTTCAGCACCTACTCTGAGTaagaaacttttcttttaaatctcgACTTCACACAacacttctgtctgttttcatgagTTCAGCTGAGGCCAGACTGCCTGTATCCATGACAACGGCTCTCACTTCACCTCGGACCTGAAGCCTTCACATTCATGCTGTCATGAGGAAGTTGTGTCAGGTGTATCGTACAGTCTGATGCGTTTGGTTTAGTTTGTCGTGTGTCACAGCAGGAGATGGTCtcatgtgacatcatcattttttttatgaatcaaATCTCTCTGACTCGtcttcatcttctctctttcttcagaTTCTTTGACAAATACTGGAGTTACCTCAGCTGCATCTCAGACCCTCCAGAGTCAGGCCTCCCTGTCCCAGATTCATCCTCAGGTGTCCCAGAGTGAGACCCAGACCCACCCCCCTCTGCCCCCAAACCAACCATCGATGCCCCAGATCCAGAATGAGGTCCAGACCTCCCTCCATCAGACCCAGGCCTCTGTGTCCCACCTCCAGGCCCAGTACCTCCCTCAGTCCCAGTCTGAGGTGACCCAGGTCCCATCCTCTCACCCACCTCCTGTCCTTACCTCTGTGCAGCCCCAACCGTCTCTCCCCCATCCTCACCTCCACGCCCCCCCACCCCAGCCTCCTCACCCCTCCCAAGTCCcacatccctccctctctctctccgcctcCCCTCTACCCTCCCTCCAGCCCCAGAACACCCAGAATCAAACCGAGCTCCCTCCCACTCAGCCTCAGCCCGACTCtccgcctcctcttcctccccagcagtctcaccctcctcacccttcTCATCATCCCCACTTACagtctgcagctcctcctcaccCCCAGTCCATCCCAGGAGCTgttcctctgcagcagctgtcccAGCTCTACCAGGACCCCCTGTACCCCGGATTCCCACAGGGGGAGAAGGGCGAAGTGGTTCCGACTCCACCCATGTCCTCCAGCAAGTCGGGGGACGACCTGCCGCAAGGTGAGCCGGACAAAAGAGCTTCAAGATTATAGCtgagctgcaactaataatgATTTTATATGGAAGAGGATTAGGGCTTATCTTcactttaatctttaaaaaagtcatttttttgggAGTTTAAAGTCGGACTTCCGAGTTTAGTTTCATAGGATTTGTCCTTTCTGATCCTGTGTTTAATCTGAGTGTGTCAGCTGTCAGaagcaacacacaacacaagaaTCAAACACTGTTGTACAAAAAAATCATGAGGTTGGATTCATTACTAGGCATTGAAGGATTCGGTTCAGGATCAGGACAACCGTCATGAAAACTGAAATGACCTGACAACATCAGGCAGTTTGTTCATACAGTAAATCATTTACGAGAAGGAGATTAAAAGTGGTGACTGACACTGGCACCAACTACCTGCATCTCTGTTGCCGTGGTGATATGTGACCTGTGTTTTGTGACAAGTGTTTGATTCGTCTTCCTCTGCAGATGTCAACATCTTGAGGTTTTTCTTCAACTTGGGTGTCAAGGTAAGAGAGAACCAGACTCGGTATCATATCAGTGTATCGTCATTTAGTTAAAACTTCACTTTTTTGTAAACTTGAACTTTATTGGTAGAAGAAGTGACGCTCACGCCTGCCtctgctctcttctctccaGTCCTACTCCATGCCCATGTTCCCTCCCTACATATACCTCCTCCCGCTCCAGCAGGCCCACGCCGTGCACCCCAAGTTCCCCTCCCGCTCCCCCTCCCCTGCTCCTGCCCCCCACTACCCTCCCTCTAACCGCCCCCCCAGTCACCAGGAGGCCTACCCCCAGTACCCTCCCACTTCATCGTCTGTGGCGCTTCAGTACGACCACCAAGCCCCCCTCACTGAACCCAGCCATCCCAGTGAAACCTCTTACAACCAGGCCGGGTACCCCGTCACCCAGTCTCCACACCAAAGGATGCCCTGCCCCTCGCTGTCATGGCAACATCACCAGATGCCCCCAGCAAGAAACCCCAACTTTACAGTTGGATATCCGGCCCCAAGTCCACCATACCCGGTACATCAACCCTTGTCTCAGGGCTACCACCCGGGTCAAGGCTCGGGACATCCAATGTACCCTGCGAGCGTGTCTCCGTACCCGCCGTCCTCGTTGGGATATCAGTCTTCACCTGCCCATGAAGAGCTCCAGGTGAGTCAGGGGGCGATGGAGCAGCGTCAGCCCACCAACGGAGACACTGTTCCTGGGCAAGGGTCCCGCCGAGTCCCAGGTCCttctgctgctaacattgctaatgctaacaacaacagagcagtggTGGTCCCTGGTTATGGTacgtaaacatgtttttattgtagaatttaaaaaaaaaacattttaaaatgttaacatgcacacaaaaagaTCAGCCTCTGCGCTCCCAATCAAACTTCACATGTCTGGTATGAATGATTGACGGGCGGCACACAGATTTGGGTAATGAAGACTTTAAATTTAAGGTCGTTGCTGTTTTTGCCACCAGAGGGAGCCAAAGTACAAAATGTCTCAGCGCAGCTTCTAATGGGACGTTTCTGTTTCCCATCAGCCCTCACgaaggagcagggagagagttTGCCTGGAGCAGTGCTGCTGGTGGACCCGCCACTCAACAACACTCCCATAGTacggaacacacacacacacacacacacacacacacacacacacacacacacacacacacacacacacacacacacacaaaactctgGGTGTTGCCAGGGAAACGGGGTTACTGCTTGtgaaaaactttatattttgatcacagaacacatgaaaatatacaCTAAAACTGCCTTTATAAGAGTATTAAATCAAGTAAAacatgtctgtctttgtctttcagctGGTCTCAAACCCCGGCATCAAGGATGTTCCTGTCTCCATGACAACCATGAAGACCAGCAGCACTCCTGGCTCTCCATTATCTTATGACATCATCTCCAAGACGACCTTCCCCAGTGATAACAACCCCACACGTGGTTACCGAGGCCACCAAAAACTACTTCCCTCCAACAAGATGGTCTCACTGGGGGCGCCAGAGCCCGGCCACGCGGGTTACCTGTCGACCGCTGCCATGGCAGAGCCGCTGTCTGTCGGCTGCAGCACAGAGGACGACTGGGACGAGCAGCCGGGATATAAACCGCCACCGCAGAGCCACAGAGGGCAGAGGAGgaaccacagaggaggaggaggaggaggaggaggtgggagagggaggggaggcaaTGATCCAGGAAGAGGGCCATACAGGAGGAGAAATGGAGCAGATGCAGGGGGGGGGTATGGCTACGTCCAGTATAACTCCTCCTACAGGGGGAGGGGCCGCGAGAGAGGATACTAAGCTCTCAGCCAAAGAGAGGTGAGGACACaggacccccccaccccccaaaagCTTGTTTGATTTCTGCTTCGGACACTTCCTGCTTCTTTCTGaggtttatttttcaaataCTATGACGCCAAGGGGAGACCTGATTGATGGATACGATTGATTTCACGTAGAAAATGGATGCAAGAACCAATCAGTTCGATCAGTCTTGTCATCGTTGTGCCTTCGCCTGCCTTTTGTCAGAAAATCTGAAAGTCCGTGCGTGTATTAAAGTGTGTCGAAATGCTCATGAACACTACTCTTCATCAAGCTCATTATTAGCTAGCTTGTTAGGAAGTTTACATGTGACTTTATCGATTGAAAAACAACCTGAGAGTGATTTGAAGACTATAAACATGTTCAGAGTAGAGCTGCATAGTTTGTCGCTGCATCGATGTGATGTTAGAAAAAGTCTGAGTTTCTTTGCGGGTTTTGTTCTCTGAATTTTGATTTGACTTTGTCGCATCGCATTTTTCTTTCAAGGAATAGTCAGAAATGTTTGTTAAATTTcagctttcttgctgagagtttgATAAGATTTTTACCACTTTTATGTCTGTATGCTGTATGTGATGCTGCtgtctgttagcttagcttagcataaagactgaaaatgaGAGTAAACACCTAGCTTTGCTTTGTTGAAAAGTCGAAATCCACTTAACGGCACCTTTTAAGCcaaaactgaagtgtaaaaacaacaatgtattGTTTTACAGTGGCTTATTCCCCCGGTTTCCAGTCTTAGTGCTAAGCTTAGCTAAC
This is a stretch of genomic DNA from Pagrus major chromosome 10, Pma_NU_1.0. It encodes these proteins:
- the otud4 gene encoding OTU domain-containing protein 4, which produces MDGGGSVQSSEERGAEKLMDDYLKSIGLHRKKIAKDGSCLFRAVAEQVLHCQSLHTKVRAKCVEFLKQNRETYEAFIEGDFEDYLVKLQDPQQWVGEVEINALAVMYQRDFLIFQEAGKPAVNITDNNFKDKVRLCFLNGNHYDSVYPISHVKDAALCQSILYELLYDGVFKVDRSTLSSCQRGGRSSDLLTDDGMNACGSSDESDLDAGEPLWIENGTTNTRHNRGRGRGRYLPERVKRSLNPTLFRNIEYDVWHKSKRAQQKMDYCIAAGMQFTVGDRCQVRLDGRSYNATVKEVPPNSSSVTVYIEELGRKQVPLWNLRPPKDENSWSTVVNRDKRLSNGHGEWEERGKGRGRGKHVPASSSVSQATAPGSSGRVQKQHSWPPQATVEEQGGVKANRPDRALKSVSSVEAMFGLTPKQRSAREQEEMDMALVEIQLRDEHSFPALGAQGVQGDGKKKVGEKKRSQRNKTKSPVEDVRAPSPSAGERPKSSTPPLADSAAAAAAPPTNTTTPTNPTPPAAAPSVTSDSSPACLSSLKASTANAHMSAATTTAAAPSCAAPTAKTSAPSSAAGAPPGSPPPAAAAPSSKPSVKGGAVPPSVPSSASLFSFLTPALPAASSPPTPGILSSSSPPPSSSASPPPSSSLPPPTFIAPIAPSPAEAQGILPRSSPPVSALRHSPSPPSSSTSSLLRHAAHEAPPVSAPTLNSLTNTGVTSAASQTLQSQASLSQIHPQVSQSETQTHPPLPPNQPSMPQIQNEVQTSLHQTQASVSHLQAQYLPQSQSEVTQVPSSHPPPVLTSVQPQPSLPHPHLHAPPPQPPHPSQVPHPSLSLSASPLPSLQPQNTQNQTELPPTQPQPDSPPPLPPQQSHPPHPSHHPHLQSAAPPHPQSIPGAVPLQQLSQLYQDPLYPGFPQGEKGEVVPTPPMSSSKSGDDLPQDVNILRFFFNLGVKSYSMPMFPPYIYLLPLQQAHAVHPKFPSRSPSPAPAPHYPPSNRPPSHQEAYPQYPPTSSSVALQYDHQAPLTEPSHPSETSYNQAGYPVTQSPHQRMPCPSLSWQHHQMPPARNPNFTVGYPAPSPPYPVHQPLSQGYHPGQGSGHPMYPASVSPYPPSSLGYQSSPAHEELQVSQGAMEQRQPTNGDTVPGQGSRRVPGPSAANIANANNNRAVVVPGYALTKEQGESLPGAVLLVDPPLNNTPILVSNPGIKDVPVSMTTMKTSSTPGSPLSYDIISKTTFPSDNNPTRGYRGHQKLLPSNKMVSLGAPEPGHAGYLSTAAMAEPLSVGCSTEDDWDEQPGYKPPPQSHRGQRRNHRGGGGGGGGGRGRGGNDPGRGPYRRRNGADAGGGYGYVQYNSSYRGRGRERGY